One window of Anaerolineales bacterium genomic DNA carries:
- a CDS encoding GatB/YqeY domain-containing protein, giving the protein MDTKAKLNEAMKSAMKSGDEVRKRTVRMALAAVKQAEVDKRAELDDITVTALIQKEVKNRREALEEAKKANRDDLVADNEAEIKVLEEFLPKAMPVEELRALVQAAIAETGAIAPSDMGKVMKAVMPKVAGRAPNDAISAMVKELLAKQD; this is encoded by the coding sequence ATGGATACAAAAGCAAAACTCAATGAAGCAATGAAATCTGCCATGAAGAGCGGAGATGAAGTCCGTAAACGCACCGTGCGGATGGCGCTCGCAGCCGTCAAGCAGGCGGAAGTGGATAAACGCGCCGAACTGGATGACATCACTGTCACAGCCTTGATCCAAAAAGAGGTCAAGAACCGGCGCGAGGCGCTGGAAGAGGCGAAGAAAGCCAACCGCGATGACCTGGTCGCGGATAACGAAGCTGAGATCAAAGTGCTGGAGGAATTCCTTCCCAAAGCCATGCCCGTCGAGGAACTGCGCGCGCTGGTGCAAGCCGCTATCGCGGAAACAGGCGCAATTGCGCCGAGCGATATGGGCAAAGTGATGAAGGCTGTCATGCCAAAAGTGGCCGGCCGCGCCCCCAATGACGCCATCAGCGCGATGGTGAAGGAGCTGCTTGCAAAACAGGACTGA
- a CDS encoding HDIG domain-containing protein: MTQRAPVSRSTRILQASLIAIVSLASFRILISPLGLNPSLETVGEGDVAQTTIQSPRDIEYVSEIRTEEARKAAESAVQPVYSPPDPDIAREQIDRLRTSLQNITSTRDNVEATLEEKQEDLLALSDLRLKSETVNFLLNISSSRWDAVQAEAVRVLEQVMRRAIYEDRVVSAQTGISSFVSLTFNEQQSELVTELVAPFVVPNSFFSQELTDAAKKSARDAVQPIVQTYKAGETIVPAGEVITPADMEAFKQLGMIRPGQRWEDVAAAGAVVLLCAAFVPLYFYRRPRAGFLNDRKNLLVISLIFILFLAGARLFAERTLAPYGYPIQAAGLLFTALFSLEVGLVFAIPLAILAAFGLPNSYDLIPYYMFSSIIGLLALGPARRFWGFLRAGIAISLSSAAALFAFRIPLITLDWLGIVQYIGVIAFAGFSSASIALLLQFMLAQMLGLTTALQLLDISRPDFQLLQFFLRNAPGTYQHSLQVANLAEQAAEKIGADPLLTRVGALFHDIGKALNPNFFIENQVQGNINAHKESVPEEVAATIIRHVTDGVQLAKKHRLPRRLHDFILEHHGTLITNYQYNQAMEAVGGDVTKVDIDKFRYPGPRPTSRETALLMLADATEARARAERPSSDEELRALVTSVIQTVQKHNQLDDTLLTLRDLKLITESFVTTLRGTYHPRIQYPKAAVPDQDTTLLTPRK; this comes from the coding sequence ATGACCCAGCGCGCTCCTGTTTCCCGTTCGACCCGCATTTTACAAGCCAGCCTTATCGCTATCGTCAGCCTGGCCTCATTTAGGATTCTCATCTCACCGCTGGGACTCAACCCCAGCCTTGAAACAGTGGGCGAGGGGGATGTGGCGCAAACCACGATTCAATCGCCCCGCGACATCGAATACGTCAGCGAGATCCGCACCGAGGAAGCGCGTAAAGCCGCAGAGAGCGCGGTTCAGCCAGTTTATAGTCCTCCCGACCCCGATATCGCGCGGGAGCAGATCGATCGCCTGCGCACCTCCCTGCAGAACATCACGTCCACCCGGGATAATGTTGAAGCGACTCTGGAGGAAAAGCAGGAGGACCTGCTGGCGTTGAGCGACCTGCGCTTGAAATCCGAAACCGTGAATTTTCTCCTCAACATTTCATCGTCCCGGTGGGATGCGGTCCAGGCGGAAGCCGTCCGTGTGCTAGAACAGGTCATGCGCCGCGCGATTTACGAAGACAGAGTGGTGTCTGCACAGACGGGAATTTCATCCTTCGTCTCCCTGACTTTCAACGAACAACAATCCGAATTGGTGACCGAACTTGTCGCGCCATTTGTGGTGCCGAACAGCTTCTTCAGCCAGGAATTGACGGACGCCGCTAAAAAATCGGCAAGGGATGCTGTCCAGCCGATTGTGCAGACATACAAGGCGGGCGAGACCATCGTTCCCGCCGGTGAGGTCATCACTCCTGCGGATATGGAAGCGTTCAAGCAATTGGGCATGATCCGCCCCGGACAACGATGGGAGGATGTCGCCGCCGCCGGAGCCGTCGTCTTGTTGTGCGCCGCTTTCGTTCCCCTTTATTTCTATCGCCGACCGCGCGCCGGATTCTTGAACGACCGCAAGAACCTGCTTGTCATCTCCCTTATCTTTATTCTTTTCCTCGCAGGTGCCCGCCTCTTCGCGGAGCGGACCCTCGCCCCGTACGGTTATCCCATTCAAGCCGCAGGGTTGTTGTTCACCGCGTTATTCAGCCTCGAGGTGGGGCTGGTCTTTGCGATTCCCCTTGCCATCCTTGCCGCCTTTGGATTGCCCAATTCCTACGACCTGATTCCATATTACATGTTCTCTTCCATAATCGGGCTGCTTGCGCTCGGACCCGCCCGCCGCTTTTGGGGTTTCTTGCGCGCAGGAATCGCCATTTCATTATCGAGCGCGGCGGCATTGTTTGCGTTTCGCATCCCGCTGATCACTCTCGATTGGCTGGGCATCGTTCAATACATTGGTGTGATCGCCTTCGCCGGTTTTTCTTCGGCAAGTATTGCCCTCCTGCTTCAATTCATGCTGGCACAAATGCTCGGTCTCACCACCGCGCTGCAATTGCTCGACATCTCCCGCCCCGATTTTCAGCTCTTGCAATTCTTTTTACGCAACGCCCCCGGCACCTATCAACATAGTCTGCAGGTTGCCAACCTTGCCGAGCAGGCTGCCGAAAAGATCGGCGCGGATCCGCTGCTTACCCGTGTTGGAGCATTGTTCCATGATATTGGCAAGGCGCTCAATCCGAACTTCTTCATCGAAAACCAGGTGCAGGGAAACATCAACGCTCATAAAGAATCCGTTCCCGAGGAAGTTGCTGCCACCATCATCCGTCACGTCACCGACGGCGTGCAATTGGCGAAGAAACACCGCCTTCCGCGCCGCCTGCATGATTTTATTCTGGAACATCACGGCACCCTCATCACGAATTATCAATACAATCAAGCCATGGAAGCCGTGGGCGGCGATGTGACCAAGGTGGACATCGATAAATTCCGTTATCCGGGTCCTCGCCCCACCTCCCGCGAGACGGCATTGCTAATGCTTGCCGATGCCACCGAAGCCCGCGCCCGCGCCGAGCGACCCTCCTCCGACGAAGAACTTCGCGCGCTCGTCACCAGCGTCATCCAGACCGTGCAAAAACACAACCAGCTCGACGACACCCTGCTCACATTGCGCGACCTGAAACTCATCACTGAATCATTCGTCACCACATTGCGCGGAACCTATCATCCGCGTATTCAATATCCCAAAGCCGCTGTGCCGGACCAGGACACAACCCTGCTCACACCGAGAAAATAA
- the ybeY gene encoding rRNA maturation RNase YbeY: MIHIDNQLDFPDAALLERAASLTLELVPPLNVEFEFDPDHADLSIVLTDDRHLHELNLDYLGVDSPTDVLSFPAAEIDPETEDLYLGDIAISIPRARQQAQNAGHNVEAEMQLLVVHGVLHLLGYDHSTDVEKSVMWAEQAKVLEQLGLSRIQIQE, from the coding sequence ATGATTCACATCGATAATCAACTGGATTTTCCGGATGCCGCCCTGCTCGAACGCGCCGCATCCTTGACTCTCGAACTCGTCCCGCCTCTCAACGTGGAATTTGAGTTTGACCCTGACCATGCAGACCTTTCCATCGTCCTGACCGATGACCGCCACCTTCATGAGTTGAATCTCGACTACCTCGGCGTGGACTCGCCCACAGACGTGCTCTCCTTCCCTGCCGCCGAAATCGACCCTGAAACCGAGGATTTATACCTTGGCGATATCGCCATCTCCATTCCGCGGGCAAGGCAGCAGGCGCAGAATGCCGGCCACAACGTGGAAGCGGAAATGCAGCTGTTGGTTGTGCATGGCGTCTTGCATTTGCTCGGCTATGACCACAGCACAGACGTGGAAAAATCCGTCATGTGGGCCGAACAGGCCAAGGTTTTGGAGCAGCTCGGCTTGTCACGAATTCAGATACAGGAATAG
- a CDS encoding diacylglycerol kinase family protein: protein MTTAQTWKNPSCGPNRPRFWSSSACHEFRYRNSVREFFLSRIRAFRYAFQGWGYVLRTQRNMWIHSLIAAVVFFLGLWLRLSLQEWAIITLTAALVFTAEFINTSIEAIVDLATEEHHPLAKIGKDVGAAAVLVAALAAIIVGFLVLGPPLWQKLISVYDF from the coding sequence ATGACCACAGCACAGACGTGGAAAAATCCGTCATGTGGGCCGAACAGGCCAAGGTTTTGGAGCAGCTCGGCTTGTCACGAATTCAGATACAGGAATAGTGTGAGAGAATTCTTCCTTTCGCGCATTCGGGCGTTTAGGTATGCGTTTCAGGGTTGGGGATATGTTCTGCGCACCCAGCGCAACATGTGGATCCACAGCCTGATCGCCGCGGTCGTATTTTTTCTGGGTTTGTGGTTGAGATTATCGTTGCAGGAGTGGGCGATCATTACGCTCACCGCCGCGTTGGTATTCACTGCCGAATTCATCAATACATCCATCGAAGCCATCGTGGACCTCGCCACCGAGGAGCATCATCCCCTCGCCAAGATCGGCAAAGACGTCGGCGCCGCCGCAGTTCTGGTAGCCGCCCTGGCTGCCATCATCGTCGGTTTCCTGGTCCTCGGGCCGCCTTTGTGGCAAAAGCTCATTTCGGTTTATGATTTCTGA
- a CDS encoding TIM barrel protein — protein sequence MTLSFNFGTVGSPTGTPKKPGGTVGAIAFSKSIGLDALELGWVQSVRVSEATCALIKAAGEENSVALSVHAPYFINLNAEKDEWPKSRKRLMDAAHYGYLAGATDIIFHPGSYFGNDPAEVLKVAIPRLEGCVKELQKNGDNVTLRPETMGKSAMLGSFEDALAMSKAMDMVQPCMDFAHLHARPGDGSMNTYDEWSRLLERYGKNLGNNSLRNLHIHLSGIEYGPKGEKNHLTLKEADLDLKALFKALKEFNCGGRILCESPIMEEDALTMKKAWMKTSGEKGK from the coding sequence ATGACCTTATCTTTCAACTTTGGCACTGTTGGTTCGCCCACTGGCACGCCCAAGAAACCTGGCGGGACAGTTGGCGCGATCGCGTTCAGCAAAAGCATCGGCTTGGATGCTCTCGAATTGGGCTGGGTGCAATCGGTCCGCGTGAGCGAGGCGACTTGCGCGCTGATCAAAGCGGCTGGGGAGGAAAATTCCGTCGCGTTGAGCGTCCACGCGCCGTACTTCATCAACCTGAACGCGGAAAAGGATGAGTGGCCCAAATCCCGCAAGCGTCTGATGGACGCGGCTCATTACGGATATCTTGCCGGTGCGACCGATATTATTTTTCACCCCGGCTCATATTTTGGGAACGACCCCGCCGAAGTGTTGAAGGTCGCCATCCCGCGCCTTGAAGGATGCGTGAAGGAACTGCAAAAGAACGGAGACAACGTGACCCTGCGGCCCGAGACGATGGGCAAGTCCGCCATGCTCGGCTCGTTCGAAGACGCGCTTGCGATGAGCAAGGCGATGGATATGGTCCAGCCGTGCATGGATTTCGCCCATCTCCACGCCCGCCCCGGCGACGGCTCGATGAATACGTACGATGAATGGTCGCGCCTTTTGGAACGATACGGGAAAAATCTTGGAAACAATTCATTGAGGAACCTGCACATCCATCTCTCGGGCATCGAGTACGGACCGAAAGGGGAGAAGAACCACCTCACGCTGAAAGAAGCGGATTTGGATCTGAAAGCCCTGTTCAAAGCATTGAAGGAGTTCAACTGCGGCGGGCGCATTCTTTGTGAGAGTCCGATCATGGAGGAGGATGCGTTGACGATGAAGAAGGCTTGGATGAAAACCAGTGGGGAAAAAGGAAAGTAG
- a CDS encoding trypsin-like peptidase domain-containing protein — protein MKPKSLKPFLVFISILAVAALACQAATPAVEPITPITPSDSPPSQAGELTSGTRANLIAATVQIFGLFNEGGELVPGYVGSGTILTPSGMILTNAHVASPASQGEPESEPDALGVAIIVSEDKPAVPSYIAEVRAVDGFLDLAVIQITASVNGTAVDPNSLNLPYVPMGNSDNIHVGDDLNIFGFPSIGGNTITFTKGTVSGFSSEDQIGDRAWIKTDTTISGGNSGGLAADNNGNIIGVPTIAAASRESETSDCRQVQDTNGDGVVDQNDSCVPIGGFLNGIRPVNLALPLIQAAQGGKQYTSPFSLPGTVSNPGGGSESASGWVWLDTSPSTAQQCDWSNDTLNAYQGQILCIAAGFEYSGMTNGEALVEYWYLNDQKVAEYSYAWEWGESGLFGTFLPNEGKPMPDGTYRLELYAGDAMTPMGNSSKVTVSGSGGGGGQQPSTPSSGDTVTVYGLIYDAATNNPISGAYVFVLSPGTTYDEWAATNYNESYVEAFLETGANGQYKITGIPRGVEFTLVFAAQGYYDSFADNLVAGPNDPDLNEINVGLSK, from the coding sequence ATGAAACCAAAATCCCTCAAACCATTCCTGGTATTCATATCCATCCTTGCCGTTGCCGCGCTGGCATGCCAGGCGGCAACCCCGGCGGTGGAACCGATCACCCCGATTACGCCTTCAGACTCACCGCCCAGCCAAGCAGGCGAATTAACCTCGGGAACCCGCGCGAATCTGATCGCTGCCACAGTGCAGATCTTCGGTTTGTTCAACGAAGGCGGGGAACTTGTCCCCGGTTATGTCGGCTCAGGAACGATCCTTACCCCCTCCGGCATGATCTTGACGAATGCGCATGTCGCCAGCCCTGCCTCGCAGGGTGAGCCGGAGAGCGAGCCGGATGCGCTCGGGGTTGCAATCATCGTATCGGAGGATAAACCGGCTGTACCTTCGTATATCGCCGAGGTCCGCGCCGTAGATGGCTTTCTCGACCTTGCCGTCATCCAGATCACGGCTTCCGTCAACGGCACAGCGGTGGATCCGAACAGCCTGAACCTGCCCTATGTACCCATGGGCAACTCGGATAATATTCACGTCGGCGACGATCTCAATATCTTTGGCTTCCCCTCCATTGGCGGCAATACCATCACCTTCACGAAGGGAACCGTTTCGGGCTTTTCTTCAGAAGACCAGATCGGCGACCGGGCATGGATAAAAACGGATACCACCATCTCCGGTGGAAATTCCGGCGGACTTGCCGCGGATAATAACGGAAACATCATCGGCGTGCCGACAATCGCAGCCGCCAGCCGCGAATCGGAAACCTCCGATTGCCGGCAGGTACAAGATACGAACGGCGACGGAGTCGTGGACCAGAACGATAGCTGCGTTCCAATCGGAGGCTTCCTTAACGGCATCCGCCCTGTCAACCTCGCCCTTCCGCTGATTCAGGCGGCTCAGGGAGGTAAACAATATACGAGTCCATTTTCGCTGCCCGGCACGGTCAGCAACCCGGGAGGCGGCTCAGAATCCGCCTCTGGCTGGGTGTGGTTGGATACCTCTCCCAGCACAGCCCAGCAATGCGACTGGTCGAACGATACACTCAACGCCTATCAGGGTCAGATACTGTGCATCGCCGCCGGGTTCGAATACAGCGGCATGACAAACGGCGAAGCGCTGGTGGAATACTGGTATTTGAACGACCAAAAGGTCGCAGAATACAGTTACGCCTGGGAATGGGGCGAAAGCGGCCTGTTCGGCACCTTCCTGCCCAACGAAGGCAAACCGATGCCCGATGGAACCTACCGCCTCGAGTTGTACGCAGGCGATGCAATGACCCCGATGGGCAATTCCTCGAAGGTGACGGTCAGCGGCAGTGGAGGTGGAGGCGGACAACAACCCTCAACGCCTTCGAGCGGAGATACCGTCACCGTGTACGGTTTGATCTACGACGCTGCGACGAACAACCCGATCTCTGGCGCATATGTCTTTGTGCTCTCGCCCGGCACAACGTACGATGAATGGGCTGCGACGAATTACAACGAAAGCTACGTCGAAGCCTTCCTCGAAACCGGCGCGAACGGGCAGTACAAGATCACCGGCATCCCGCGCGGAGTGGAGTTCACTCTCGTCTTCGCAGCGCAGGGTTACTACGACTCGTTTGCCGATAACCTTGTCGCCGGTCCCAACGACCCGGATCTGAACGAGATCAACGTCGGGTTGAGCAAGTAG
- a CDS encoding PrsW family intramembrane metalloprotease, translated as MNESKAIHERKHVWRDEILLIVGLCAFVALVYALDGALNPQFTPSTLLLTGVFLALVPAFIWLTFFYMQDRAEPEPKGFVLGVFALGGLFAAAVGIPFTDNLFRISHWLYTDTLSKIVGGILVVGFTQEYLKYAAVRYSIYNSEEFDEPTDGVIYATAAGLGYATVLNINFVVSNGGVDLGAGIIRIAVVALAQAAFSGITGYFLGRAKFESEPVWWMPLGITLAAVFNGIFTWLQVIVTQPTITLSGSTTPTWMGLVLAAVVALATTGVILWLVRRSIKSLQAGK; from the coding sequence ATGAATGAATCCAAGGCAATTCATGAACGGAAGCACGTCTGGCGGGACGAGATTCTGCTGATCGTCGGCTTGTGTGCGTTCGTCGCCCTCGTCTATGCCCTGGACGGCGCTCTCAACCCGCAGTTTACGCCGTCCACGCTCTTGCTGACGGGGGTTTTCCTTGCGCTTGTCCCCGCATTTATTTGGCTGACGTTCTTCTATATGCAGGACAGGGCAGAGCCTGAACCGAAAGGCTTTGTGCTGGGGGTGTTCGCACTCGGAGGCTTGTTCGCGGCGGCGGTGGGAATCCCGTTCACCGATAATCTTTTCCGTATCTCGCATTGGCTTTATACCGACACACTGTCCAAGATCGTGGGCGGCATCCTCGTGGTGGGCTTTACCCAGGAATACCTGAAATATGCCGCGGTCCGTTACAGCATCTACAACTCGGAGGAGTTCGACGAACCCACTGACGGCGTGATCTACGCCACAGCCGCGGGGTTGGGATATGCCACAGTGTTGAATATCAACTTCGTCGTCTCGAACGGAGGCGTGGATTTGGGCGCGGGCATCATCCGCATTGCGGTGGTTGCTCTGGCGCAGGCGGCTTTCTCGGGCATCACGGGTTATTTCCTCGGGCGCGCCAAGTTCGAATCCGAGCCGGTCTGGTGGATGCCCCTCGGCATCACGCTGGCGGCGGTCTTCAATGGCATCTTCACCTGGCTGCAAGTCATCGTCACCCAACCGACCATTACCCTGAGCGGCTCCACCACCCCCACATGGATGGGGCTCGTCCTTGCGGCAGTTGTTGCCCTGGCAACTACAGGGGTCATTCTCTGGCTGGTGCGCCGCAGTATCAAATCCCTGCAGGCAGGAAAGTAG
- a CDS encoding GNAT family N-acetyltransferase: protein MFPFVKLNDGVVTLRPFEFGEEGELYNAVHESLPELKPWMSWATEQYTVDVARDYIAVSRAEWSRGSLYAFALTNAETNQIIGGCGLSHFHPIYKFCNLGYWVRTSRHGNGYAGRAAKLAAKFAFEKAGAIRAEIVIAVGNEASRRVAEKIGAHDEGILLNRMTVREQIYDAYMFSLLPSDFGLTARL, encoded by the coding sequence ATGTTCCCATTTGTAAAACTCAACGACGGAGTCGTCACCCTGCGGCCTTTCGAATTCGGGGAGGAAGGCGAGCTTTACAACGCTGTGCATGAATCCCTGCCGGAACTCAAGCCCTGGATGTCCTGGGCAACTGAACAATATACCGTCGATGTAGCGCGTGATTACATTGCCGTTTCACGTGCCGAGTGGTCCCGCGGATCCTTGTATGCATTTGCGCTTACGAACGCGGAAACGAATCAAATCATTGGCGGCTGCGGCTTGAGCCACTTCCATCCTATCTATAAATTTTGCAATCTCGGATATTGGGTGCGTACTTCCCGCCATGGAAACGGCTATGCGGGCCGTGCCGCAAAACTTGCGGCAAAATTCGCCTTCGAGAAAGCGGGCGCCATCCGCGCCGAGATCGTCATCGCTGTCGGGAACGAAGCCAGCAGGCGCGTTGCCGAAAAGATCGGAGCGCATGACGAGGGGATTTTGCTTAACCGCATGACCGTGCGGGAACAGATCTACGACGCGTACATGTTCTCGCTTCTCCCTTCCGACTTTGGGCTGACCGCCCGTCTATGA
- a CDS encoding response regulator transcription factor: MPIMKKQRIILVDDHEVVRLGLKSLLERHPHFDVVGEAGSAREALEQTASLKPDVVVMDIRLPGTSGIEACEQIVNQFPNTKVIMLTSYAEDEMLFSAIRAGASGYILKQIGSEDLIKALESVGRGEALLDPAVTQRVFQEVRRAVKEEEASAFAHLSQQEKHVLLLVSEGKTNREIAKNLFLGEGTVRNYVSSILSKLNVNNRAEAAAYAVEHNLRDYIS; this comes from the coding sequence ATGCCCATTATGAAAAAACAGAGAATCATCCTGGTGGACGATCATGAGGTGGTCAGGCTCGGGCTGAAGTCGCTCCTTGAACGACATCCCCACTTCGATGTAGTTGGCGAGGCGGGATCAGCGCGCGAAGCGCTCGAACAGACGGCGTCTCTCAAACCCGATGTGGTCGTTATGGATATCCGCCTGCCGGGCACCTCCGGCATCGAAGCCTGCGAGCAGATCGTCAACCAATTTCCCAATACAAAGGTCATCATGCTGACCTCCTATGCGGAGGATGAGATGCTATTCTCGGCAATTCGCGCGGGAGCGTCCGGCTATATCCTCAAGCAGATCGGGAGCGAAGACCTGATCAAGGCGCTCGAATCGGTGGGCAGAGGTGAAGCCCTGCTCGATCCCGCTGTCACCCAGCGCGTTTTTCAGGAAGTGAGGCGCGCTGTCAAAGAAGAAGAGGCGTCGGCATTCGCTCATCTCAGCCAGCAGGAAAAGCACGTCCTGCTTCTCGTCTCGGAAGGAAAGACGAACCGCGAGATCGCCAAGAATCTCTTCCTTGGCGAAGGAACGGTGCGCAACTACGTTTCGAGCATTCTCTCGAAGTTGAATGTGAACAACCGCGCCGAGGCGGCCGCCTACGCGGTGGAACACAACTTGAGGGATTACATATCCTGA
- a CDS encoding M6 family metalloprotease domain-containing protein — protein MKKMWLKIFVKTVVAALILAVSAVPSQATSNARTDGKGFSIVSLQPDVVQQMRAQGKKITYPIPNTANKGKKFNPEGDVILPIPTADEQNVLVLFAEFTTPPPGGPATRLDLGDYFDPMLFGTVYDPPEYAAFSGYPKDRTLYNYYKEVSYGYIEITTQNMPSDMNWTNVGHPYDYYTKADGIHDNGFGPYPENVQGIVLDVVRAVDPYVDFSVYAVDGVVPNLFIVYAGTGAEWSADPSLIWSHSWDLKEGTGLTDGDLTFDGVKINNYAMMPEVGGDVTGYTGVVSGPFPPTVGVYAHEYGHVLGLPDQYDYGYESDGTDVYSLMAGGSWNRYPSDRIFSGNSPAHLDAWSKYMLGFVTPVEITSTSSLTLLPAETNAIAYKMVVPNSGGKEYFLFENRQAIGFDQGLQRFGTHGLAIYHVDDTVFTRNYWRPNEAENWKEFRSEGWRKAWTDETHYGISIIQADDQWDLEHAVYYLSPFSSLAGDLYPGRLGKTEFSSYTKPNSSNYYFWSGSDPKYGYSGVTVKNIQESTEGIITADFSFVPWTPKKK, from the coding sequence ATGAAGAAAATGTGGTTGAAAATTTTCGTCAAGACTGTTGTTGCGGCTTTGATCCTTGCTGTTTCCGCCGTCCCATCCCAGGCTACTTCTAATGCAAGGACCGATGGCAAGGGTTTCTCGATTGTCTCACTTCAACCCGATGTGGTACAGCAAATGCGCGCCCAAGGGAAGAAGATTACCTATCCAATCCCCAACACAGCCAATAAAGGCAAGAAATTCAATCCGGAAGGCGACGTAATTCTACCTATTCCAACTGCTGATGAACAGAATGTACTTGTACTGTTTGCAGAATTTACGACCCCTCCTCCCGGCGGTCCTGCAACGAGGTTAGATTTGGGGGACTATTTCGACCCAATGTTATTTGGCACGGTCTATGATCCACCGGAATATGCGGCTTTTTCTGGCTATCCAAAGGATCGTACCCTTTATAACTACTATAAGGAGGTTTCATACGGCTACATTGAGATTACTACCCAGAACATGCCTAGCGACATGAATTGGACAAACGTTGGGCATCCGTATGACTACTATACCAAGGCCGATGGCATCCATGATAACGGCTTTGGGCCGTATCCAGAGAATGTTCAGGGAATCGTTCTTGATGTTGTCAGAGCAGTTGATCCCTATGTTGATTTCAGTGTTTATGCAGTCGATGGCGTAGTTCCCAACCTGTTCATTGTATATGCAGGCACAGGAGCCGAATGGAGTGCCGACCCGAGCCTTATCTGGTCGCATAGTTGGGATCTCAAAGAAGGCACTGGCCTTACAGATGGTGACCTGACCTTTGACGGCGTCAAGATCAATAATTATGCCATGATGCCCGAAGTCGGTGGCGATGTAACCGGATATACAGGTGTGGTAAGTGGTCCTTTCCCGCCCACTGTTGGTGTGTACGCCCACGAATATGGACATGTCCTTGGCCTGCCCGATCAATATGATTACGGCTACGAGTCGGATGGCACGGATGTGTACAGCCTGATGGCGGGCGGCAGTTGGAATCGCTACCCCAGCGATCGGATTTTCTCCGGCAATTCACCTGCTCATTTGGATGCTTGGAGCAAATATATGCTCGGGTTCGTGACGCCTGTTGAAATCACATCAACATCAAGCCTCACCCTGCTTCCAGCAGAGACAAATGCCATTGCCTACAAGATGGTGGTACCAAATTCAGGGGGCAAGGAATACTTCCTGTTCGAGAACCGCCAGGCCATCGGTTTCGATCAAGGTCTGCAGCGTTTTGGGACTCATGGTTTGGCGATCTACCACGTAGACGATACAGTCTTCACTCGCAACTACTGGCGTCCGAACGAGGCTGAGAACTGGAAGGAGTTCCGCTCGGAGGGTTGGCGCAAAGCCTGGACCGATGAGACACATTATGGCATTTCGATCATTCAGGCAGACGATCAGTGGGACTTGGAGCATGCTGTTTATTACCTGAGCCCATTCTCCTCGCTTGCTGGCGATTTGTACCCCGGACGCCTCGGAAAGACGGAATTTAGCAGCTACACAAAACCCAACAGCAGCAATTACTACTTCTGGAGCGGTTCTGATCCAAAGTATGGATACTCCGGTGTTACAGTCAAGAACATTCAGGAAAGCACAGAAGGGATTATCACCGCAGACTTCTCCTTCGTTCCTTGGACGCCCAAGAAGAAATAG
- a CDS encoding Hsp20/alpha crystallin family protein — protein sequence MTLYLQTRPFQYAYPFSRRLVRRRTGQPSVRALDVNIREEDDAYILSALVPGLKAEDLNIQVLQDIVTIEGEFKDEEASYLMNELPRGAFRRSLRLPSEIDSGKVEARIADGVLTLILPKAESAKPKKIQVEVR from the coding sequence ATGACACTTTATTTGCAAACCCGCCCGTTTCAATATGCTTATCCGTTTTCACGCCGCCTGGTGCGCCGACGTACAGGGCAGCCTTCCGTCCGCGCGCTGGATGTGAACATCCGCGAAGAGGATGATGCTTACATTCTCTCCGCCCTCGTGCCCGGCTTGAAGGCGGAAGACTTGAACATTCAGGTGCTTCAAGACATCGTCACCATAGAAGGTGAATTCAAGGATGAGGAAGCATCTTATCTCATGAATGAACTTCCGCGCGGGGCTTTCCGCCGCAGTTTGAGATTGCCGTCTGAAATCGATTCAGGCAAGGTCGAAGCGCGAATCGCCGACGGCGTCCTGACGCTGATCCTTCCCAAGGCGGAATCCGCCAAGCCGAAGAAGATTCAGGTGGAAGTTCGCTAA
- a CDS encoding response regulator — protein sequence MAVEKTASDRNEPHRILIISQDAEMVRVWEELFAQRNCRVFPVATAREGVTSARDLSPALILLDVEMPDGERLNLCRELRSTTDGTLLMIDSSVKNPDLLEYHRAGVDETLSASISPMALLIKSLTWLARQEWLVPRRQSAESLT from the coding sequence ATGGCTGTAGAAAAAACCGCATCCGATCGGAACGAACCCCACCGCATCCTCATCATTTCGCAGGATGCCGAAATGGTGCGGGTATGGGAAGAACTCTTCGCTCAGAGGAACTGCCGCGTGTTCCCGGTAGCTACAGCACGCGAGGGTGTCACTTCTGCCCGCGACCTCTCCCCCGCCTTGATCCTGCTCGATGTGGAGATGCCCGATGGTGAACGTTTGAATCTTTGCCGGGAACTGCGTTCCACGACCGATGGCACACTTCTGATGATCGATTCCAGCGTCAAAAACCCGGACCTGCTCGAGTATCACCGTGCCGGTGTGGATGAAACCCTTTCCGCCTCCATCAGTCCGATGGCTTTGCTTATAAAATCTCTTACGTGGCTGGCACGTCAGGAGTGGCTCGTTCCCCGCAGGCAATCGGCCGAGTCACTTACATAA